A window of the Cynocephalus volans isolate mCynVol1 chromosome 10, mCynVol1.pri, whole genome shotgun sequence genome harbors these coding sequences:
- the NUDT21 gene encoding cleavage and polyadenylation specificity factor subunit 5, which produces MSVVPPNRSQTGWPRGVNQFGNKYIQQTKPLTLERTINLYPLTNYTFGTKEPLYEKDSSVAARFQRMREEFDKIGMRRTVEGVLIVHEHRLPHVLLLQLGTTFFKLPGGELNPGEDEVEGLKRLMTEILGRQDGVLQDWVIDDCIGNWWRPNFEPPQYPYIPAHITKPKEHKKLFLVQLQEKALFAVPKNYKLVAAPLFELYDNAPGYGPIISSLPQLLSRFNFIYN; this is translated from the exons ATGTCTGTGGTACCGCCCAATCGCTCTCAGACCGGCTGGCCCCGAGGGGTCAACCAGTTCGGTAACAAGTACATCCAGCAGACCAAGCCCCTCACCTTGGAGCGCACCATCAATCT ATACCCTCTTACCAATTATACTTTTGGTACAAAGGAGCCTCTCTATGAGAAGGACAGCTCTGTTGCAGCCAGATTTCAGCGCATGAGGGAGGAGTTTGATAAAATTGGAATGAGGAGGACTGTAGAAGGGGTTCTGATTGTACATGAGCACCGGCTACCCCATGTGTTACTGCTGCAGCTGGGAACAACTTTCTTCAAATT ACCTGGTGGTGAACTTAACCCAGGAGAAGATGAAGTCGAAGGACTAAAACGCTTAATGACAGAG ATACTGGGCCGTCAAGATGGAGTCCTGCAAGACTGGGTCATTGATGACTGCATTGGTAACTGGTGGAGACCAAATTTTGAACCTCCCCAG TATCCATATATTCCTGCACATATTACAAAACCTAAGGAACATAAGAAATTGTTTCTGGTTCAACTTCAAGAGAAAg cctTGTTTGCAGTCCCTAAAAATTACAAGCTGGTAGCTGCACCATTGTTTGAATTGTATGACAATGCACCAGGATACGGACCCATCATTTCTAGTCTCCCTCAGTTGTTGAGCAG gttcAATTTTATATACAACTGA